A genome region from Tolypothrix sp. PCC 7712 includes the following:
- a CDS encoding bifunctional serine/threonine-protein kinase/formylglycine-generating enzyme family protein, translated as MQICQNLHCSNPFNPDSNKFCMSCGHSNFGKLLGNRYRVLKLLGEGGFGKTYAAEDTGRFDDACVIKQFFPQVSGTAALTKAAELFKQEAKRLFELGENHPQIPRLLAYFEQGSSLYLVQEFIQGQNLLAELHQQAFSEEQIQQLLADLLPVLQFIHDRNVIHRDIKPENIMRRQKDGKLVLIDFGGAQQVTQTSLAKKATGIYTIGYAPSEQMAGFASPASDLYALGATCARLLTQCLATQDANGNLCDRLYDAYNAQWLWRERLQEKCVTISDELGQILDKLLKHLARERYQSAVEVLQHLNFNKAKVASLIKTILQHQSLPANTNPTIHPSQLKTFKFHTITVNIKGKEISRQHCSAKFFVEDLGNRVTLEMVSIPSGTFMMGSSQGEGENSEKPQHEVKVIEFFIGKYEVTQVQYQVIMDLKPSKFASNGANRPVENVSWYDAVKFCQKLSQKTGRIYRLPSEAEWEYACRAGTTTPFYFGEAITSNLANYDGNYAYASGQKGQYRQQTTRVGSFAPNAFGLYDMHGNVWEWCQDDYHENYQGAPTDGSAWLSSGDNNYRLLRGGSWYNVPGYCRSANRSKIRADNFNLYIGFRIALSM; from the coding sequence ATGCAAATCTGTCAAAATCTTCATTGCTCAAATCCCTTTAACCCTGATAGTAACAAGTTTTGCATGAGTTGCGGACACAGCAACTTTGGTAAGCTACTGGGAAACCGCTACCGCGTCTTAAAACTATTAGGTGAAGGCGGGTTTGGCAAGACTTACGCCGCAGAAGATACAGGTAGATTTGATGATGCTTGTGTTATCAAACAATTCTTTCCTCAAGTATCGGGAACCGCCGCATTAACTAAAGCAGCAGAATTATTTAAGCAAGAAGCAAAACGTCTGTTTGAATTGGGAGAAAATCACCCTCAAATTCCTAGATTATTAGCTTATTTTGAACAAGGCTCAAGCTTATATTTAGTACAAGAATTTATTCAAGGACAGAATTTATTAGCAGAACTACACCAACAAGCCTTTAGCGAAGAACAAATTCAGCAACTTTTAGCTGATTTATTACCAGTTCTGCAATTTATCCACGATCGCAACGTCATTCATCGAGATATTAAACCAGAAAATATCATGCGCCGTCAAAAAGATGGCAAACTCGTGTTGATTGACTTTGGTGGTGCACAACAAGTCACCCAAACGAGTTTAGCAAAAAAAGCCACCGGAATTTATACTATCGGTTATGCGCCAAGTGAGCAAATGGCAGGATTTGCTTCACCAGCCAGTGATTTATATGCCTTGGGTGCAACTTGTGCGCGTTTGTTAACTCAATGTTTGGCTACACAAGATGCAAATGGAAATCTCTGCGATCGCCTTTATGATGCTTATAATGCTCAATGGTTATGGCGCGAAAGGTTACAAGAAAAATGTGTAACGATAAGTGATGAGTTAGGACAAATTCTCGACAAGTTACTTAAACACTTGGCAAGGGAAAGATATCAATCGGCAGTAGAAGTTTTACAACATTTGAATTTTAACAAGGCTAAAGTTGCATCATTAATTAAAACAATTCTACAACATCAATCTTTACCTGCTAATACTAACCCAACAATTCATCCTTCACAGCTAAAAACCTTTAAATTTCATACCATAACAGTAAACATAAAAGGTAAAGAAATTAGCCGTCAGCATTGTAGTGCAAAATTTTTTGTAGAAGACTTAGGAAACCGAGTGACTTTAGAAATGGTATCTATTCCTAGTGGTACATTCATGATGGGTTCATCACAAGGAGAAGGAGAAAATAGTGAAAAACCACAGCATGAAGTTAAAGTTATTGAGTTCTTTATAGGTAAATATGAAGTCACCCAAGTACAGTATCAAGTAATTATGGATCTTAAACCTTCAAAATTTGCTAGTAATGGCGCAAACCGGCCTGTAGAAAACGTAAGTTGGTATGATGCAGTAAAATTTTGTCAAAAATTAAGCCAGAAAACAGGACGTATTTATCGACTACCCAGTGAAGCTGAATGGGAATATGCGTGTCGTGCTGGAACTACTACACCTTTTTATTTTGGTGAAGCTATTACTAGTAACTTAGCCAACTACGACGGCAATTATGCATATGCTTCAGGGCAAAAAGGCCAATATCGCCAGCAGACAACGCGAGTGGGTAGTTTTGCACCCAATGCCTTTGGTTTATATGATATGCACGGTAATGTATGGGAATGGTGCCAAGATGATTATCATGAAAATTACCAAGGTGCGCCCACTGATGGTAGTGCTTGGCTAAGTAGTGGAGATAATAATTATCGATTACTGCGCGGTGGTTCGTGGTACAACGTTCCAGGTTATTGCCGTAGTGCTAATCGCAGTAAAATCAGAGCAGATAACTTTAACCTATACATTGGTTTTCGTATCGCATTAAGTATGTAG
- a CDS encoding SulP family inorganic anion transporter translates to MKVKNEEIVIAKTVEAPQFFDVSRLLSNLRGDLAGGLTAAVVALPLALAFAVASGVEPKAGLYTAIVAGIVAAIFGGSPVQITGPTGAMAVILVGIVAKYGLEKVWIAGVMAGIIQIALGIAKLGQLVKFIPYPVTAGFTNGIAVIIFCGQLNNFFGLKLPRQEHFLPGLWQTLTHVEALNWAAVLLAMLVIATNLLWPKINTTIPGSLMGLVLATAIASYLHLDVPTIGAIPQALPMLQGIPHWNDFGLIRELINPALALAALGSIESLLSAVVADGMTVSEKHNSDRELIGQGLANIIIPFFGGIPATGAIARTAVNVRSGGKTRLSGVIHGVALALIVLTLAPLAAQIPLAALAGILMVVSLRMIEWEAIGLLLRATYSDFAVMILTWLVTILFDLVLAVEVGLIAAGALFIKRMSDLSLAKIPETEVFPPGIPLELSKEIAVYRVDGPVFFGAAERFVTFLREQPEVKYLILRLRFVPNMDTTGLVALEDIYHDLERHNCRLILTGLQPQVQQLLERSGLLQTIGLSNCFETTTDAIYSITPQSSQSVAANLKSPELLELND, encoded by the coding sequence ATGAAAGTTAAAAATGAAGAGATAGTAATAGCTAAGACTGTAGAAGCACCACAATTTTTTGATGTTAGTCGCTTGTTGAGTAACCTGCGGGGCGATTTGGCGGGAGGATTGACGGCTGCTGTGGTAGCCTTACCTTTAGCTTTAGCCTTTGCGGTGGCTAGTGGTGTGGAACCAAAGGCGGGACTTTACACTGCTATTGTGGCAGGAATTGTCGCAGCAATTTTTGGCGGTTCACCAGTACAAATTACAGGCCCTACAGGTGCAATGGCTGTAATTTTGGTGGGAATTGTCGCCAAGTACGGATTAGAAAAAGTTTGGATTGCTGGGGTAATGGCTGGAATCATCCAGATTGCTTTAGGAATCGCCAAACTGGGACAATTGGTTAAATTTATTCCCTATCCAGTAACGGCTGGTTTTACTAATGGGATTGCCGTTATTATTTTTTGTGGTCAATTAAATAATTTCTTTGGGTTAAAATTACCACGCCAAGAACATTTTTTACCAGGACTTTGGCAAACTTTAACTCATGTAGAAGCGTTAAATTGGGCAGCAGTTTTATTAGCAATGCTGGTAATTGCAACAAATCTTTTATGGCCCAAGATTAATACGACAATACCCGGTTCGTTGATGGGGTTGGTGTTAGCAACTGCGATCGCATCTTATTTGCATCTTGATGTTCCCACTATTGGAGCCATCCCGCAAGCTTTACCGATGCTGCAAGGTATTCCCCACTGGAATGATTTTGGCTTAATTCGCGAACTGATTAATCCAGCTTTGGCTTTAGCCGCACTGGGTAGTATTGAATCCTTGCTGTCAGCAGTCGTGGCTGATGGGATGACGGTGAGCGAAAAACACAACAGCGATCGCGAATTAATTGGTCAAGGTTTAGCCAATATCATTATTCCATTTTTCGGTGGCATTCCCGCCACAGGTGCGATCGCGCGAACTGCGGTTAACGTCCGTTCTGGTGGTAAAACCCGGTTATCTGGGGTAATTCACGGCGTTGCTTTAGCGCTGATTGTGTTAACTTTAGCACCCCTCGCAGCGCAGATTCCCTTAGCAGCGTTGGCGGGGATTTTGATGGTAGTTAGTCTGCGGATGATTGAGTGGGAAGCGATTGGCTTACTGCTACGCGCTACCTACTCCGACTTTGCGGTGATGATTCTCACCTGGCTAGTCACAATATTATTTGATTTGGTTCTGGCTGTAGAAGTGGGATTGATTGCAGCTGGCGCATTATTTATCAAGCGGATGAGCGATTTAAGCTTGGCGAAAATCCCAGAAACAGAAGTATTTCCCCCAGGGATTCCTTTAGAATTAAGCAAAGAAATAGCGGTTTATCGTGTAGATGGGCCTGTATTTTTTGGTGCTGCGGAAAGGTTTGTTACCTTCCTCAGAGAGCAACCAGAAGTGAAGTATTTAATTTTGCGGTTGCGGTTTGTACCGAATATGGACACAACTGGTTTGGTAGCTTTAGAGGATATTTATCACGACTTAGAAAGGCATAATTGTCGTTTAATTCTCACAGGTTTACAGCCACAGGTTCAACAGTTATTAGAACGTTCGGGATTGTTACAAACAATTGGGTTATCTAATTGCTTTGAAACAACTACAGATGCTATTTACTCTATTACTCCTCAATCTTCTCAATCTGTAGCGGCTAATTTAAAATCTCCAGAGTTGTTGGAATTAAATGATTGA
- a CDS encoding aromatic ring-hydroxylating oxygenase subunit alpha — MQIFNNWNIVAKGWYIACPSKELAQKQAKSVEICGQRITIFRGEDGQVRALDAYCPHLGTDLGIGQVDGNWIRCAFHHWGFDETGICQNIPCQSEIPNQAKVQAYATIEKYGFIWVYPDAVAPEGVADFDELKGQEIVAQPDTAFERSCHHHICMMNGIDAQHLKTIHHLDIKMDLSLHRSELGTQIDFSMRGKFPETTWRERLGNKFLGSTYEYSMRYANGCIGLLTMMKNVRLFPPLHMIYAYTPIAPGRTRIQPIYVTAKRQGFVGYLLSRFLLFCTRLAYYMLRDEDGKIYDNIRFNPKLLLSIDQPLAQYMEYVNQLEPSRWSKSGVNSKVKIQN; from the coding sequence ATGCAAATATTTAATAATTGGAATATAGTTGCTAAGGGTTGGTATATTGCCTGCCCTAGTAAAGAATTAGCCCAAAAACAAGCCAAATCTGTAGAAATTTGTGGTCAAAGAATTACCATATTTCGTGGTGAAGATGGACAAGTGCGTGCTTTGGATGCTTATTGTCCACATTTGGGAACAGATTTAGGGATTGGACAAGTTGACGGTAATTGGATTCGTTGCGCGTTTCATCATTGGGGATTTGATGAAACAGGAATTTGTCAAAATATTCCTTGCCAATCAGAGATTCCGAATCAGGCGAAAGTACAAGCTTATGCAACAATAGAAAAGTATGGTTTTATCTGGGTTTATCCTGATGCTGTAGCGCCAGAAGGTGTGGCTGATTTTGATGAATTAAAGGGTCAAGAAATTGTTGCACAACCTGATACAGCATTTGAGAGAAGCTGTCATCACCATATTTGTATGATGAATGGGATTGATGCTCAACATTTAAAAACAATTCATCATTTAGATATCAAAATGGATTTGTCGCTACATCGTAGCGAATTAGGTACACAAATTGACTTTTCAATGCGGGGAAAATTTCCCGAAACCACCTGGAGAGAAAGGTTAGGTAACAAATTTCTGGGTTCTACCTATGAGTATTCAATGCGTTATGCTAATGGGTGCATTGGGTTGTTAACAATGATGAAAAATGTGCGGCTATTTCCGCCGTTGCACATGATATATGCTTATACTCCCATAGCACCTGGTAGAACGCGTATCCAACCTATTTATGTAACTGCAAAACGTCAAGGATTTGTGGGATATTTGCTGAGTAGATTTTTGCTATTTTGTACTCGCTTGGCTTACTATATGCTCAGAGATGAAGACGGTAAGATTTACGATAATATTCGCTTTAATCCTAAATTACTTTTGAGTATCGATCAGCCATTGGCTCAATATATGGAATATGTTAACCAACTAGAACCTTCTCGCTGGTCAAAATCTGGGGTAAATTCAAAAGTTAAAATTCAAAATTAA
- a CDS encoding 2Fe-2S iron-sulfur cluster-binding protein — translation MSDLCKISFPRTDYPPLTLQRHQNLSEHLTIQNSPVLFGCRTGICGTCLVEVIGDIPPPQPDEQEMLETLAPNYPNARLACQIDMTANVEIKRA, via the coding sequence ATGTCTGACCTTTGTAAGATATCCTTTCCGAGAACTGATTACCCTCCCCTGACTCTGCAACGTCATCAAAATTTATCTGAACATCTGACGATTCAGAATTCACCTGTATTGTTTGGTTGTCGAACTGGTATTTGTGGAACTTGCTTAGTTGAGGTGATTGGTGATATTCCTCCTCCTCAACCCGATGAACAGGAAATGTTGGAAACATTAGCTCCTAATTATCCAAATGCACGATTAGCTTGCCAAATAGACATGACAGCGAATGTAGAGATTAAGAGGGCTTAA
- a CDS encoding aromatic ring-hydroxylating oxygenase subunit alpha → MHSTSPTSIFNNPQLFVEGWYWALPSKKLKIGKVKAVKLLGRNLAIYRGASGQVIAVDAYCPHMGAHFAEGKVEGEGIRCFFHNWKYDERGICVEVPSLGKPLPVCIKTWSTAEKYGMIWVWVGEDKPSKLPFVPELENVECDYILGTHFIKNCHPNVLLINAIDAHHFNTVHNLPLEIVFDSQNLNSHAINFSNTTRGGDDSWLIRLIRPLYRNQVTYSMCYWYGSTGTVTLGPDFLHFYIIFALRMLEDGTTEGQTILVTRKRSGFLGWSLNRILLWLTQQVGNYFAKGDTQVFQTIKFDLKTPIKADQSILQFIQHVNQQKALSWGNWENNS, encoded by the coding sequence ATGCATTCTACTAGCCCAACCTCTATTTTTAACAATCCGCAACTATTTGTTGAGGGATGGTATTGGGCATTACCATCAAAAAAATTAAAGATTGGCAAGGTAAAAGCTGTAAAATTATTGGGTAGAAATCTCGCAATTTATCGCGGAGCTAGTGGACAAGTAATAGCGGTGGATGCTTATTGTCCACACATGGGCGCACATTTCGCAGAAGGGAAAGTAGAAGGTGAAGGAATTCGCTGCTTTTTTCATAATTGGAAATACGATGAGCGCGGAATTTGTGTAGAGGTTCCTTCACTAGGAAAACCCTTACCTGTATGTATTAAAACTTGGTCAACAGCAGAAAAATATGGCATGATTTGGGTTTGGGTGGGAGAAGATAAGCCAAGTAAATTACCTTTTGTACCGGAACTAGAAAATGTAGAATGCGACTATATATTAGGGACTCATTTTATAAAAAACTGCCATCCCAATGTTTTATTAATTAATGCAATTGATGCTCATCATTTCAATACAGTACACAATCTACCTTTAGAGATTGTCTTTGATTCCCAAAACCTCAACTCTCATGCGATTAACTTCAGCAATACTACCAGAGGAGGCGATGATTCCTGGTTAATTCGCCTGATTCGTCCTCTATATCGCAATCAAGTTACATATAGTATGTGCTATTGGTACGGCAGCACTGGGACTGTCACACTGGGGCCAGATTTTCTACATTTCTATATTATCTTTGCTTTGCGAATGTTAGAAGATGGCACAACAGAAGGGCAAACAATCTTAGTAACTCGTAAACGCAGTGGGTTTTTAGGATGGAGTCTAAATCGTATATTGTTGTGGTTAACGCAGCAGGTTGGTAATTACTTTGCTAAAGGTGATACCCAAGTATTTCAAACTATTAAATTTGATTTAAAAACACCCATTAAAGCAGACCAGTCAATTCTACAATTTATTCAGCATGTCAATCAGCAAAAGGCTTTAAGCTGGGGGAATTGGGAAAATAATTCATAA
- a CDS encoding Mpo1-like protein, translating into MRNRINNQILDHPFTDYWDIFVLKHQYPLNIAFHIVGIFFFYGLLFSAWHLQNLWLLLGLPLTQLIGLTGHFLFERSHIDLQDAVFSWRASYCLGKMLLRVLMGKYQDDIRQRQEILNNYQSSKDEV; encoded by the coding sequence TTGAGAAATCGAATTAATAATCAAATACTGGATCATCCTTTTACAGATTATTGGGATATTTTTGTTCTCAAACATCAGTATCCTCTTAATATAGCTTTCCATATCGTAGGTATATTCTTTTTCTACGGATTGCTATTTTCTGCTTGGCATCTGCAAAACTTATGGTTACTCTTGGGCTTACCATTAACTCAGTTAATTGGCTTAACTGGACATTTCTTATTTGAGCGTAGCCATATAGATTTACAAGATGCAGTGTTTTCTTGGCGCGCTTCTTACTGTTTAGGTAAAATGCTACTGAGGGTACTCATGGGTAAATATCAAGATGATATTCGCCAACGGCAAGAAATATTGAATAATTATCAATCATCTAAAGATGAAGTATGA